A stretch of the Synechocystis sp. PCC 7338 genome encodes the following:
- the rdgB gene encoding RdgB/HAM1 family non-canonical purine NTP pyrophosphatase has product MSTLIVATGNPGKLAEMQAYLDRLDCQLALKPPEIEVKEIGSTFYENACLKASQVAKALNQWAIADDSGLAVDALEGAPGLYSARYGNTDGERIAKLLQAMEGVTQRQAQFICVVAIAAPNGSIQLSSEGICPGEITQSPRGDHGFGYDPIFWLPGHKKTFAEMTKAEKRQVSHRGQAFDKLIHRWSELKFDSF; this is encoded by the coding sequence ATGTCCACCTTAATTGTCGCCACGGGAAACCCGGGCAAATTAGCCGAGATGCAAGCTTATCTTGATCGCCTTGATTGCCAGTTAGCCCTCAAACCCCCGGAAATTGAGGTGAAGGAAATCGGCAGCACATTCTATGAAAATGCTTGCTTAAAGGCTTCCCAGGTGGCAAAAGCGTTAAATCAATGGGCGATCGCCGATGATTCTGGTTTGGCAGTGGATGCATTGGAAGGGGCACCGGGTTTATATTCCGCCCGTTACGGTAACACCGATGGGGAAAGAATCGCTAAACTGCTCCAGGCCATGGAGGGAGTCACCCAAAGACAGGCCCAATTCATCTGTGTGGTGGCGATCGCCGCTCCCAATGGCAGTATTCAACTGAGCAGTGAAGGGATTTGTCCGGGGGAAATCACCCAGAGTCCGAGGGGCGACCACGGTTTTGGCTATGACCCAATTTTTTGGCTACCAGGGCACAAAAAAACCTTTGCAGAAATGACAAAGGCAGAAAAGCGACAGGTAAGCCATCGGGGACAAGCCTTTGACAAACTCATCCACCGGTGGTCTGAACTAAAATTCGACAGCTTTTGA
- a CDS encoding P-II family nitrogen regulator — translation MKKVEAIIRPFKLDEVKIALVNAGIVGMTVSEVRGFGRQKGQTERYRGSEYTVEFLQKLKIEIVVDEEQVDMVVDKLVSAARTGEIGDGKIFISPVDSVVRIRTGEKDTEAI, via the coding sequence TTGAAAAAAGTAGAAGCGATTATTCGCCCCTTTAAACTAGACGAAGTAAAAATTGCGCTAGTAAATGCAGGGATCGTTGGTATGACGGTCTCCGAAGTTAGGGGCTTTGGCCGTCAAAAGGGTCAAACAGAGCGTTACCGTGGCTCTGAGTACACCGTTGAGTTTCTCCAAAAACTCAAAATTGAGATTGTCGTCGATGAAGAACAGGTTGACATGGTTGTTGACAAGTTGGTATCGGCGGCCCGCACTGGCGAGATCGGTGACGGTAAGATCTTCATCAGCCCGGTGGATTCGGTGGTGCGGATTCGGACAGGGGAAAAGGACACCGAAGCTATTTAA
- a CDS encoding DUF1517 domain-containing protein, with product MLKMLKNLPLPKNITWRSVWVRGTSVVIIFVLAFTLVFTPTFSAEARRSGGRIGGGSFRAPTRSAPSRSYSSPGSGSYRSGGAYGGGGFGFPFIIPFFGFGGGFGGIFGILVMIAIANVVINAIRNGGGGSGEGGGALAGNDPQVGIGQIQVGLLASAKELKKELDELALSADTGTANGRSLVLQEATLALLRHPEYWVYGSSQSDKVRLSAAEAAFNQLALTERSKFTDETLSNFNNQLRQGGRAPAIGGDSPDAVPDGAGEYILVTIIAASLGNLTLPEVNDSSQLKQSLQTLGGISSDRLLAIEVLWTPQEEGDTLTSNDIISEYPELRLV from the coding sequence ATGCTTAAGATGCTCAAGAATTTACCCCTACCCAAGAATATTACCTGGCGATCGGTCTGGGTGCGGGGCACTTCAGTGGTGATTATTTTTGTCCTGGCCTTTACCCTCGTCTTCACTCCCACCTTTTCAGCAGAAGCTCGGCGCAGTGGTGGCCGCATTGGGGGCGGTTCTTTCCGGGCTCCCACCCGTAGTGCCCCCAGTCGTAGTTACAGCAGTCCCGGCAGTGGTTCCTACCGTTCTGGTGGCGCCTATGGGGGAGGGGGCTTTGGTTTTCCCTTCATAATTCCCTTCTTTGGCTTTGGAGGAGGATTTGGCGGCATCTTTGGCATTTTAGTCATGATTGCGATCGCCAATGTGGTGATCAATGCTATTCGCAATGGTGGAGGCGGCAGTGGTGAAGGAGGCGGCGCCTTAGCGGGGAATGATCCCCAAGTAGGTATTGGTCAAATTCAGGTGGGCTTGCTTGCTAGTGCGAAAGAGCTGAAAAAAGAATTGGATGAATTGGCCCTTTCCGCTGACACTGGTACTGCCAATGGCCGTTCCCTCGTGCTCCAGGAAGCGACTTTGGCTCTGCTACGCCATCCTGAATATTGGGTCTATGGTTCCAGTCAGAGTGATAAGGTTCGTTTGAGTGCCGCCGAAGCCGCCTTTAATCAATTGGCCCTCACTGAACGGAGCAAATTCACTGACGAGACCCTGAGCAACTTTAATAATCAGTTACGTCAAGGGGGAAGGGCACCGGCCATTGGTGGGGATAGCCCCGATGCCGTTCCCGATGGTGCTGGGGAATATATTTTGGTCACCATCATTGCCGCATCCCTGGGTAATCTGACCCTGCCGGAAGTTAATGATTCCAGTCAGCTCAAACAATCTCTGCAAACCCTGGGGGGCATCAGTAGCGATCGCCTCTTGGCCATCGAAGTGCTATGGACGCCCCAAGAGGAAGGAGATACCCTCACCAGCAACGATATTATCAGCGAATATCCAGAACTGAGGCTGGTGTAG
- a CDS encoding DUF6439 family protein — MIPFASQTSSLVSHPELSALELAQALAERLAIAPQDWHRLKGNRQAQAGQELAAALVYLLRDNPQEALTHVQQAEGWLDRSLSAPSCPTHGDQSKKA; from the coding sequence ATGATTCCCTTTGCTTCCCAAACCTCTTCCCTTGTGAGTCACCCCGAACTTTCCGCCCTAGAATTGGCCCAGGCCCTGGCAGAAAGATTGGCGATCGCCCCCCAGGATTGGCATCGTTTAAAGGGTAACCGTCAAGCCCAGGCTGGCCAAGAATTGGCGGCGGCATTGGTGTATCTGCTCAGAGATAATCCCCAGGAAGCATTAACCCATGTGCAACAGGCAGAAGGTTGGTTAGACCGTAGTTTGAGTGCGCCCTCCTGTCCTACCCATGGCGATCAGTCTAAAAAAGCCTAG
- a CDS encoding phosphoribosylanthranilate isomerase: protein MAMEVKICGLRHPAQAQAIAALGFTTLGFICVEASPRYVSPREIALVLQSLTAHDELSAIGVFANASLPKLGEFLAQTNLNGIQLHGDETPEFCRQVKQAFPQHRLIKALRLRRSEDLAQAEAYYDAVDVLLLDAYHPQQLGGTGQTLPWQKLQQFRPPLPWWLAGGLTPTNVPDALNLLRPDGIDLSSGVEKAPADKDLAKVTQLRAQLDTLAGLPDENHPEIT, encoded by the coding sequence ATGGCCATGGAGGTAAAAATTTGCGGTTTACGCCATCCCGCCCAAGCCCAGGCGATCGCCGCTTTGGGATTCACAACCCTGGGATTTATTTGTGTGGAAGCTTCCCCCCGTTACGTCAGCCCCAGGGAAATTGCATTGGTTCTGCAAAGCTTAACTGCCCATGACGAGCTATCGGCGATCGGGGTGTTTGCCAATGCTTCCCTGCCAAAACTGGGGGAATTTTTAGCCCAAACCAACCTGAACGGTATCCAGCTCCACGGCGATGAAACTCCCGAGTTTTGCCGCCAGGTTAAACAAGCATTTCCCCAACATCGGTTGATCAAAGCTCTCCGGTTACGGCGATCGGAAGACTTGGCACAGGCTGAAGCTTATTACGATGCCGTGGACGTTCTCTTGCTCGACGCCTACCATCCGCAACAACTGGGAGGGACCGGGCAAACCCTACCCTGGCAGAAGCTACAGCAATTTCGGCCGCCCCTACCCTGGTGGTTAGCGGGGGGGTTAACTCCCACCAATGTTCCAGACGCCCTAAACCTACTCCGGCCAGACGGCATTGACCTGTCCAGTGGGGTAGAAAAGGCCCCGGCGGATAAGGATTTGGCGAAAGTTACCCAGTTACGGGCTCAATTGGATACCCTCGCAGGTTTGCCCGATGAAAATCATCCTGAAATAACCTAG